A stretch of DNA from Acidimicrobiia bacterium:
TGGTGGGTGAGGGCGGCTCGGCCTCGGCGGACCTTGGCGATGATCTCCTCGGCGGTCTTGTGCCAGATGAAGGGCTTGGGGTTCTCGTTCCACTCGTCGGCCCATTCGTCGATGG
This window harbors:
- a CDS encoding IS630 family transposase produces the protein IDEWADEWNENPKPFIWHKTAEEIIAKVRRGRAALTHQTKSATDH